A genome region from Setaria italica strain Yugu1 chromosome III, Setaria_italica_v2.0, whole genome shotgun sequence includes the following:
- the LOC101772385 gene encoding uncharacterized protein LOC101772385 isoform X4 encodes MSSSPEGMKYMTALRHLYTHGCEKLKTMPADLRHLTSLQTLTCFVAGAGSGCSKVGELGWLDDLGGQLELRQLENVKEADANEAKLGNKKKLARLTLRWSDRDKEAHNIDKEVLEGLEPHDGLKVLRIYCCSIDTCPTWMNKLQGIVELELSDCKRLEKLPAFWQLPALQILCLRGLENIRYLCSSDTAFTFQKLKNLAIFKLPNFEIWWGTGEVRGERPIFPLLEKLLIKECKSLAALPKASVIKETFEGVKTEYRSAFPALKEMELENLEMFQRWEDGEGNPGEELAFHRLEKLIIRSCPELTTLPEAPKLSVLEVEGASQQISSLHAASRYITSLSILELCGDDLETESVAEQNSGELVHGKEKWEHKSPLTDMTLCRYNILFSHSSALPLRTCFAQLVELGIWWCDALVYWPENVFQALVSLRVLYIWGCNKLTGRTPETSEQSAPERSGLLPCLEFLSLKECPSLVEVPKLPASLKVLEIYDCRMLGSIIFSQQEDTSSLIPGSSSEVRASTAVLKLSSSTSHPFLPCLKLLGVEIMCCGGLSDVANLPPSIKFLSIRDCDNLRSLSGQLDALQTLHIVKCSKLKSLESCLGRLPSLEDLGLWNCRSLQSLPNGRQAYSYLRSLLIKSCPSIKLLPPSLHQRLDQLEEKILDARYEGWEYSIRRRLACLK; translated from the exons ATGTCTTCATCACCTGAG GGAATGAAGTACATGACTGCCCTCCGTCACCTCTACACTCACGGATGTGAAAAGTTAAAGACCATGCCTGCTGACCTTAGACACCTCACTTCCCTACAGACCCTTACATGCTTTGTAGCAGGTGCTGGATCCGGTTGCAGTAAGGTGGGAGAACTTGGGTGGTTAGACGACCTTGGTGGTCAGCTGGAGCTAAGACAGCTAGAAAATGTGAAAGAAGCAGATGCAAATGAGGCAAAACTCGGAAATAAGAAAAAACTGGCCAGATTGACATTGAGATGGAGTGATCGTGACAAGGAGGCACATAATATTGATAAGGAGGTACTGGAAGGTCTGGAGCCTCATGATGGGCTGAAGGTTCTAAGGATATATTGTTGCAGTATCGACACTTGTCCAACATGGATGAATAAGTTGCAAGGTATAGTGGAGCTTGAGTTATCTGATTGCAAAAGGCTCGAGAAGCTTCCTGCATTCTGGCAGTTACCAGCTCTGCAAATTCTTTGCTTGCGCGGATTGGAAAACATACGTTACTTGTGCAGCAGTGATACAGCCTTCACATTTCAGAAACTGAAGAACCTTGCAATTTTTAAGTTGCCAAACTTTGAGATATGGTGGGGCACAGGTGAGGTGCGAGGAGAAAGGCCAATATTTCCTCTGCTTGAGAAGCTGTTGATCAAAGAGTGTAAAAGTCTGGCTGCATTGCCGAAAGCATCAGTTATTAAAGAAACATTTGAAGGGGTCAAGACTGAGTACAGGTCTGCATTTCCAGCATTGAAGGAAATGGAATTAGAAAATCTTGAGATGTTTCAACGATGGGAGGATGGCGAAGGAAATCCAGGAGAAGAGCTAGCGTTTCATCGGCTTGAGAAACTAATAATTCGGAGTTGCCCAGAGTTGACTACTCTACCCGAAGCACCGAAGCTAAGTGTATTAGAAGTAGAAGGAGCCAGCCAACAAATATCGTCCCTGCACGCAGCTAGCAGATATATCACTTCATTGTCCATCCTGGAGTTGTGTGGCGATGACCTAGAAACAGAATCGGTGGCTGAACAAAATTCGGGTGAGTTGGTGCATGGCAAGGAGAAATGGGAGCATAAATCCCCTTTGACAGATATGACGTTATGTAGATACAACATTTTGTTCTCCCACTCAAGTGCACTGCCACTACGGACATGTTTTGCACAGCTCGTAGAATTAGGAATTTGGTGGTGCGATGCTCTTGTCTATTGGCCAGAAAACGTGTTCCAGGCCCTGGTATCCTTAAGGGTGTTATATATTTGGGGATGCAACAAACTGACTGGACGCACACCAGAAACTTCTGAGCAATCTGCTCCAGAACGGAGTGGACTCCTGCCATGTCTAGAGTTTCTATCCTTAAAAGAGTGTCCATCTTTGGTAGAGGTTCCCAAGCTACCGGCATCTCTCAAGGTATTAGAAATTTACGATTGCCGTATGCTTGGGTCCATCATATTCAGTCAGCAGGAGGATACGTCATCACTAATTCCAGGGTCCAGCAGTGAGGTCAGGGCATCTACAGCTGTACTGAAGCTGTCATCATCGACCAGCCATCCCTTCCTTCCATGCCTAAAATTGCTAGGAGTAGAAATAATGTGTTGCGGTGGCTTGTCAGATGTTGCCAATCTTCCTCCGTCCATCAAGTTCTTGTCGATTCGTGACTGCGACAATCTTCGATCCCTATCAGGACAGCTGGATGCCCTCCAAACATTACATATTGTGAAGTGCAGTAAACTGAAATCACTGGAATCTTGCTTAGGAAGGCTCCCATCGCTGGAAGACCTCGGCCTTTGGAATTGCAGAAGCCTGCAATCCTTACCGAATGGGCGTCAAGCCTACTCATATCTTAGATCTCTTTTGATTAAATCTTGTCCTAGTATAAAGTTGCTTCCCCCGAGCCTACACCAACGTCTGGATCAACTCGAGGAGAAAATACTAGATGCCCGTTACGAAG GATGGGAATATTCAATTAGGAGGCGGCTGGCATGCTTGAAATAG
- the LOC101772385 gene encoding putative disease resistance protein RGA1 isoform X3, with the protein MNCFGFKFRQGPPVPVNHLRENSSKIIDPVDIAGRSRAGDKEKIIKSLLDKASNVNLTVFPIVGMGGMGKTTLAQLVYNDPEIQKHFQLQLWVCVSDNFDVDTLAKRIVKEAKKKFETKEAKKNGCQANGSSALDKLQNVVSGKRYLLVLDDVWNRDEAHKWEKLKSYLHGGSGSSVLTTTRDQEVAKLMMGTAKGAYELGRLGENFIEEIIKSRAFSSKQEKDWPRELVNMVGDVAKRCAGSPLAATALGSVLSTMTTAREWKDVLRRKKICDDRNGILPVLKLSYNCLPSHMRQCFAFCAMFPKDYEIDVEMLIQLWMANDFIPVLQGEEHPEISGKNIFIELASRSFFQDVKGIPFEFTDIEVSRVTCKIHHLMHDVALDSMGKECAALATEQSKSGDFSHSTRHLLLSETFLNAYQEKRTKDKDKDKDKDNDVIQTLICEADVFVDLQLLSKYISPRALKIKINRASFLGPRCLHHLRYLDLSGSYDIKSLPKYISILYHLQTLNLSDCRNLERLPKGMKYMTALRHLYTHGCEKLKTMPADLRHLTSLQTLTCFVAGAGSGCSKVGELGWLDDLGGQLELRQLENVKEADANEAKLGNKKKLARLTLRWSDRDKEAHNIDKEVLEGLEPHDGLKVLRIYCCSIDTCPTWMNKLQGIVELELSDCKRLEKLPAFWQLPALQILCLRGLENIRYLCSSDTAFTFQKLKNLAIFKLPNFEIWWGTGEVRGERPIFPLLEKLLIKECKSLAALPKASVIKETFEGVKTEYRSAFPALKEMELENLEMFQRWEDGEGNPGEELAFHRLEKLIIRSCPELTTLPEAPKLSVLEVEGASQQISSLHAASRYITSLSILELCGDDLETESVAEQNSGELVHGKEKWEHKSPLTDMTLCRYNILFSHSSALPLRTCFAQLVELGIWWCDALVYWPENVFQALVSLRVLYIWGCNKLTGRTPETSEQSAPERSGLLPCLEFLSLKECPSLVEVPKLPASLKVLEIYDCRMLGSIIFSQQEDTSSLIPGSSSEVRASTAVLKLSSSTSHPFLPCLKLLGVEIMCCGGLSDVANLPPSIKFLSIRDCDNLRSLSGQLDALQTLHIVKCSKLKSLESCLGRLPSLEDLGLWNCRSLQSLPNGRQAYSYLRSLLIKSCPSIKLLPPSLHQRLDQLEEKILDARYEGWEYSIRRRLACLK; encoded by the exons ATGAATTGTTTCGGGTTCAAGTTCCGGCAAGGGCCACCAGTGCCCGTAAATCACTTGAGGGAGAATAGTTCTAAAATCATCGACCCTGTGGACATTGCCGGCAGATCCAGAGCTGGAGACAAGGAGAAGATTATTAAGTCGTTGCTTGATAAAGCTAGCAATGTGAATCTCACGGTCTTTCCTATTGTCGGGATGGGAGGGATGGGGAAGACCACCTTAGCACAGCTTGTTTACAATGACCCTGAGATTCAGAAGCATTTCCAGCTGCAACTCTGGGTGTGCGTCTCTGACAACTTTGATGTGGATACCCTGGCTAAAAGAATTGTGAAAGAAGCTAAGAAGAAGTTTGAAACGAAAGAAGCTAAGAAGAATGGTTGTCAAGCAAATGGAAGTTCAGCATTGGACAAGCTTCAAAATGTAGTGAGTGGGAAGAGGTACCTCCTCGTATTGGATGATGTCTGGAACCGTGATGAGGCACACAAGTGGGAAAAACTGAAGTCCTACCTTCATGGTGGCAGCGGCAGTTCAGTGTTGACAACAACTCGTGATCAAGAAGTCGCAAAACTAATGATGGGTACAGCTAAAGGAGCCTATGAACTTGGACGCTTGGGTGAAAATTTCATAGAGGAAATTATCAAGTCAAGAGCATTCAGCTCAAAACAAGAAAAGGATTGGCCCCGTGAACTAGTTAACATGGTTGGTGATGTTGCAAAGAGATGTGCTGGTTCTCCTTTAGCTGCTACAGCATTGGGCTCTGTGTTAAGTACCATGACCACCGCGCGGGAATGGAAGGATGTGCTAAGGAGAAAAAAGATTTGTGATGATAGAAACGGAATCTTACCAGTACTCAAGCTTAGTTACAATTGCTTGCCATCACATATGCGGCAATGCTTTGCTTTCTGTGCTATGTTTCCCAAGGATTATGAGATTGACGTGGAAATGTTGATCCAGTTATGGATGGCCAATGATTTTATCCCGGTGCTACAAGGAGAAGAACATCCTGAAATTTCaggtaaaaatattttcattGAGCTTGCGTCAAGGTCATTTTTCCAGGATGTGAAGGGGATCCCATTTGAGTTCACTGATATAGAGGTCTCTAGAGTTACTTGTAAGATCCATCACCTTATGCATGACGTTGCACTAGATTCTATGGGAAAAGAATGCGCTGCTCTAGCTACAGAACAGAGTAAAAGTGGGGATTTTTCACATTCAACTCGTCATTTATTATTATCAGAAACTTTTCTGAATGCTTACCAGGAGAAACGCACTAAAGATAAAGATAAAGATAAAGATAAAGATAATGACGTTATACAAACACTGATATGTGAGGCAGATGTATTCGTAGACTTGCAGCTTTTGTCGAAGTACATATCTCCGCGAGCACTAAAGATAAAGATCAACCGAGCTTCATTCCTCGGACCCAGATGTCTTCATCACCTGAGGTATCTTGATCTCTCAGGAAGCTATGATATTAAATCACTTCCTAAATATATAAGCATCCTATATCATCTGCAAACATTGAACCTTTCTGACTGTCGCAATCTTGAACGACTTCCAAAGGGAATGAAGTACATGACTGCCCTCCGTCACCTCTACACTCACGGATGTGAAAAGTTAAAGACCATGCCTGCTGACCTTAGACACCTCACTTCCCTACAGACCCTTACATGCTTTGTAGCAGGTGCTGGATCCGGTTGCAGTAAGGTGGGAGAACTTGGGTGGTTAGACGACCTTGGTGGTCAGCTGGAGCTAAGACAGCTAGAAAATGTGAAAGAAGCAGATGCAAATGAGGCAAAACTCGGAAATAAGAAAAAACTGGCCAGATTGACATTGAGATGGAGTGATCGTGACAAGGAGGCACATAATATTGATAAGGAGGTACTGGAAGGTCTGGAGCCTCATGATGGGCTGAAGGTTCTAAGGATATATTGTTGCAGTATCGACACTTGTCCAACATGGATGAATAAGTTGCAAGGTATAGTGGAGCTTGAGTTATCTGATTGCAAAAGGCTCGAGAAGCTTCCTGCATTCTGGCAGTTACCAGCTCTGCAAATTCTTTGCTTGCGCGGATTGGAAAACATACGTTACTTGTGCAGCAGTGATACAGCCTTCACATTTCAGAAACTGAAGAACCTTGCAATTTTTAAGTTGCCAAACTTTGAGATATGGTGGGGCACAGGTGAGGTGCGAGGAGAAAGGCCAATATTTCCTCTGCTTGAGAAGCTGTTGATCAAAGAGTGTAAAAGTCTGGCTGCATTGCCGAAAGCATCAGTTATTAAAGAAACATTTGAAGGGGTCAAGACTGAGTACAGGTCTGCATTTCCAGCATTGAAGGAAATGGAATTAGAAAATCTTGAGATGTTTCAACGATGGGAGGATGGCGAAGGAAATCCAGGAGAAGAGCTAGCGTTTCATCGGCTTGAGAAACTAATAATTCGGAGTTGCCCAGAGTTGACTACTCTACCCGAAGCACCGAAGCTAAGTGTATTAGAAGTAGAAGGAGCCAGCCAACAAATATCGTCCCTGCACGCAGCTAGCAGATATATCACTTCATTGTCCATCCTGGAGTTGTGTGGCGATGACCTAGAAACAGAATCGGTGGCTGAACAAAATTCGGGTGAGTTGGTGCATGGCAAGGAGAAATGGGAGCATAAATCCCCTTTGACAGATATGACGTTATGTAGATACAACATTTTGTTCTCCCACTCAAGTGCACTGCCACTACGGACATGTTTTGCACAGCTCGTAGAATTAGGAATTTGGTGGTGCGATGCTCTTGTCTATTGGCCAGAAAACGTGTTCCAGGCCCTGGTATCCTTAAGGGTGTTATATATTTGGGGATGCAACAAACTGACTGGACGCACACCAGAAACTTCTGAGCAATCTGCTCCAGAACGGAGTGGACTCCTGCCATGTCTAGAGTTTCTATCCTTAAAAGAGTGTCCATCTTTGGTAGAGGTTCCCAAGCTACCGGCATCTCTCAAGGTATTAGAAATTTACGATTGCCGTATGCTTGGGTCCATCATATTCAGTCAGCAGGAGGATACGTCATCACTAATTCCAGGGTCCAGCAGTGAGGTCAGGGCATCTACAGCTGTACTGAAGCTGTCATCATCGACCAGCCATCCCTTCCTTCCATGCCTAAAATTGCTAGGAGTAGAAATAATGTGTTGCGGTGGCTTGTCAGATGTTGCCAATCTTCCTCCGTCCATCAAGTTCTTGTCGATTCGTGACTGCGACAATCTTCGATCCCTATCAGGACAGCTGGATGCCCTCCAAACATTACATATTGTGAAGTGCAGTAAACTGAAATCACTGGAATCTTGCTTAGGAAGGCTCCCATCGCTGGAAGACCTCGGCCTTTGGAATTGCAGAAGCCTGCAATCCTTACCGAATGGGCGTCAAGCCTACTCATATCTTAGATCTCTTTTGATTAAATCTTGTCCTAGTATAAAGTTGCTTCCCCCGAGCCTACACCAACGTCTGGATCAACTCGAGGAGAAAATACTAGATGCCCGTTACGAAG GATGGGAATATTCAATTAGGAGGCGGCTGGCATGCTTGAAATAG
- the LOC101772385 gene encoding putative disease resistance protein RGA1 isoform X1, producing MQARSLHFPQKQLLKPIVSLSTLQLCFPVSTILRVCSDRAPGVPMAEVLATMVVGPLVSMVKEKASSYLLEQYQVMQGLEKQHKLLKRKLPAILDVITDAEEQAAAKREGAKAWLEEVRQVAYQANDVLDEFKYEALRRKAREEGHYKELGMDVIKLFPSHNRFVFRIKMGNKLRIILQELDVLIAEMNCFGFKFRQGPPVPVNHLRENSSKIIDPVDIAGRSRAGDKEKIIKSLLDKASNVNLTVFPIVGMGGMGKTTLAQLVYNDPEIQKHFQLQLWVCVSDNFDVDTLAKRIVKEAKKKFETKEAKKNGCQANGSSALDKLQNVVSGKRYLLVLDDVWNRDEAHKWEKLKSYLHGGSGSSVLTTTRDQEVAKLMMGTAKGAYELGRLGENFIEEIIKSRAFSSKQEKDWPRELVNMVGDVAKRCAGSPLAATALGSVLSTMTTAREWKDVLRRKKICDDRNGILPVLKLSYNCLPSHMRQCFAFCAMFPKDYEIDVEMLIQLWMANDFIPVLQGEEHPEISGKNIFIELASRSFFQDVKGIPFEFTDIEVSRVTCKIHHLMHDVALDSMGKECAALATEQSKSGDFSHSTRHLLLSETFLNAYQEKRTKDKDKDKDKDNDVIQTLICEADVFVDLQLLSKYISPRALKIKINRASFLGPRCLHHLRYLDLSGSYDIKSLPKYISILYHLQTLNLSDCRNLERLPKGMKYMTALRHLYTHGCEKLKTMPADLRHLTSLQTLTCFVAGAGSGCSKVGELGWLDDLGGQLELRQLENVKEADANEAKLGNKKKLARLTLRWSDRDKEAHNIDKEVLEGLEPHDGLKVLRIYCCSIDTCPTWMNKLQGIVELELSDCKRLEKLPAFWQLPALQILCLRGLENIRYLCSSDTAFTFQKLKNLAIFKLPNFEIWWGTGEVRGERPIFPLLEKLLIKECKSLAALPKASVIKETFEGVKTEYRSAFPALKEMELENLEMFQRWEDGEGNPGEELAFHRLEKLIIRSCPELTTLPEAPKLSVLEVEGASQQISSLHAASRYITSLSILELCGDDLETESVAEQNSGELVHGKEKWEHKSPLTDMTLCRYNILFSHSSALPLRTCFAQLVELGIWWCDALVYWPENVFQALVSLRVLYIWGCNKLTGRTPETSEQSAPERSGLLPCLEFLSLKECPSLVEVPKLPASLKVLEIYDCRMLGSIIFSQQEDTSSLIPGSSSEVRASTAVLKLSSSTSHPFLPCLKLLGVEIMCCGGLSDVANLPPSIKFLSIRDCDNLRSLSGQLDALQTLHIVKCSKLKSLESCLGRLPSLEDLGLWNCRSLQSLPNGRQAYSYLRSLLIKSCPSIKLLPPSLHQRLDQLEEKILDARYEGWEYSIRRRLACLK from the exons ATGCAAGCTCGCAGTCTCCATTTTCCCCAAAAGCAGCTTCTCAAACCCATCGtctccctctccaccttgcaACTGTGTTTCCCTGTGTCCACTATCCTGCGCGTGTGTTCTGATCGAGCTCCAGGCGTTCCGATGGCTGAGGTGCTGGCCACCATGGTGGTCGGGCCACTGGTGTCCATGGTGAAGGAGAAGGCCTCCAGCTACCTCCTGGAGCAGTACCAGGTGATGCAGGGCTTGGAGAAGCAGCACAAGCTCCTCAAGCGCAAGCTGCCGGCCATCCTGGACGTCATCACCGACGCCGAGGAGCAGGCAGCAGCCAAGCGAGAAGGGGCGAAAGCTTGGCTGGAGGAGGTCCGGCAAGTGGCCTACCAGGCGAATGACGTCTTGGACGAATTCAAGTACGAGGCGCTCCGCCGCAAAGCCAGGGAGGAGGGGCACTACAAGGAGCTCGGCATGGATGTAATAAAGCTCTTCCCTTCTCACAACCGTTTTGTGTTCCGTATCAAGATGGGCAACAAGCTCCGCATAATTTTGCAAGAACTTGATGTCCTTATCGCAGAGATGAATTGTTTCGGGTTCAAGTTCCGGCAAGGGCCACCAGTGCCCGTAAATCACTTGAGGGAGAATAGTTCTAAAATCATCGACCCTGTGGACATTGCCGGCAGATCCAGAGCTGGAGACAAGGAGAAGATTATTAAGTCGTTGCTTGATAAAGCTAGCAATGTGAATCTCACGGTCTTTCCTATTGTCGGGATGGGAGGGATGGGGAAGACCACCTTAGCACAGCTTGTTTACAATGACCCTGAGATTCAGAAGCATTTCCAGCTGCAACTCTGGGTGTGCGTCTCTGACAACTTTGATGTGGATACCCTGGCTAAAAGAATTGTGAAAGAAGCTAAGAAGAAGTTTGAAACGAAAGAAGCTAAGAAGAATGGTTGTCAAGCAAATGGAAGTTCAGCATTGGACAAGCTTCAAAATGTAGTGAGTGGGAAGAGGTACCTCCTCGTATTGGATGATGTCTGGAACCGTGATGAGGCACACAAGTGGGAAAAACTGAAGTCCTACCTTCATGGTGGCAGCGGCAGTTCAGTGTTGACAACAACTCGTGATCAAGAAGTCGCAAAACTAATGATGGGTACAGCTAAAGGAGCCTATGAACTTGGACGCTTGGGTGAAAATTTCATAGAGGAAATTATCAAGTCAAGAGCATTCAGCTCAAAACAAGAAAAGGATTGGCCCCGTGAACTAGTTAACATGGTTGGTGATGTTGCAAAGAGATGTGCTGGTTCTCCTTTAGCTGCTACAGCATTGGGCTCTGTGTTAAGTACCATGACCACCGCGCGGGAATGGAAGGATGTGCTAAGGAGAAAAAAGATTTGTGATGATAGAAACGGAATCTTACCAGTACTCAAGCTTAGTTACAATTGCTTGCCATCACATATGCGGCAATGCTTTGCTTTCTGTGCTATGTTTCCCAAGGATTATGAGATTGACGTGGAAATGTTGATCCAGTTATGGATGGCCAATGATTTTATCCCGGTGCTACAAGGAGAAGAACATCCTGAAATTTCaggtaaaaatattttcattGAGCTTGCGTCAAGGTCATTTTTCCAGGATGTGAAGGGGATCCCATTTGAGTTCACTGATATAGAGGTCTCTAGAGTTACTTGTAAGATCCATCACCTTATGCATGACGTTGCACTAGATTCTATGGGAAAAGAATGCGCTGCTCTAGCTACAGAACAGAGTAAAAGTGGGGATTTTTCACATTCAACTCGTCATTTATTATTATCAGAAACTTTTCTGAATGCTTACCAGGAGAAACGCACTAAAGATAAAGATAAAGATAAAGATAAAGATAATGACGTTATACAAACACTGATATGTGAGGCAGATGTATTCGTAGACTTGCAGCTTTTGTCGAAGTACATATCTCCGCGAGCACTAAAGATAAAGATCAACCGAGCTTCATTCCTCGGACCCAGATGTCTTCATCACCTGAGGTATCTTGATCTCTCAGGAAGCTATGATATTAAATCACTTCCTAAATATATAAGCATCCTATATCATCTGCAAACATTGAACCTTTCTGACTGTCGCAATCTTGAACGACTTCCAAAGGGAATGAAGTACATGACTGCCCTCCGTCACCTCTACACTCACGGATGTGAAAAGTTAAAGACCATGCCTGCTGACCTTAGACACCTCACTTCCCTACAGACCCTTACATGCTTTGTAGCAGGTGCTGGATCCGGTTGCAGTAAGGTGGGAGAACTTGGGTGGTTAGACGACCTTGGTGGTCAGCTGGAGCTAAGACAGCTAGAAAATGTGAAAGAAGCAGATGCAAATGAGGCAAAACTCGGAAATAAGAAAAAACTGGCCAGATTGACATTGAGATGGAGTGATCGTGACAAGGAGGCACATAATATTGATAAGGAGGTACTGGAAGGTCTGGAGCCTCATGATGGGCTGAAGGTTCTAAGGATATATTGTTGCAGTATCGACACTTGTCCAACATGGATGAATAAGTTGCAAGGTATAGTGGAGCTTGAGTTATCTGATTGCAAAAGGCTCGAGAAGCTTCCTGCATTCTGGCAGTTACCAGCTCTGCAAATTCTTTGCTTGCGCGGATTGGAAAACATACGTTACTTGTGCAGCAGTGATACAGCCTTCACATTTCAGAAACTGAAGAACCTTGCAATTTTTAAGTTGCCAAACTTTGAGATATGGTGGGGCACAGGTGAGGTGCGAGGAGAAAGGCCAATATTTCCTCTGCTTGAGAAGCTGTTGATCAAAGAGTGTAAAAGTCTGGCTGCATTGCCGAAAGCATCAGTTATTAAAGAAACATTTGAAGGGGTCAAGACTGAGTACAGGTCTGCATTTCCAGCATTGAAGGAAATGGAATTAGAAAATCTTGAGATGTTTCAACGATGGGAGGATGGCGAAGGAAATCCAGGAGAAGAGCTAGCGTTTCATCGGCTTGAGAAACTAATAATTCGGAGTTGCCCAGAGTTGACTACTCTACCCGAAGCACCGAAGCTAAGTGTATTAGAAGTAGAAGGAGCCAGCCAACAAATATCGTCCCTGCACGCAGCTAGCAGATATATCACTTCATTGTCCATCCTGGAGTTGTGTGGCGATGACCTAGAAACAGAATCGGTGGCTGAACAAAATTCGGGTGAGTTGGTGCATGGCAAGGAGAAATGGGAGCATAAATCCCCTTTGACAGATATGACGTTATGTAGATACAACATTTTGTTCTCCCACTCAAGTGCACTGCCACTACGGACATGTTTTGCACAGCTCGTAGAATTAGGAATTTGGTGGTGCGATGCTCTTGTCTATTGGCCAGAAAACGTGTTCCAGGCCCTGGTATCCTTAAGGGTGTTATATATTTGGGGATGCAACAAACTGACTGGACGCACACCAGAAACTTCTGAGCAATCTGCTCCAGAACGGAGTGGACTCCTGCCATGTCTAGAGTTTCTATCCTTAAAAGAGTGTCCATCTTTGGTAGAGGTTCCCAAGCTACCGGCATCTCTCAAGGTATTAGAAATTTACGATTGCCGTATGCTTGGGTCCATCATATTCAGTCAGCAGGAGGATACGTCATCACTAATTCCAGGGTCCAGCAGTGAGGTCAGGGCATCTACAGCTGTACTGAAGCTGTCATCATCGACCAGCCATCCCTTCCTTCCATGCCTAAAATTGCTAGGAGTAGAAATAATGTGTTGCGGTGGCTTGTCAGATGTTGCCAATCTTCCTCCGTCCATCAAGTTCTTGTCGATTCGTGACTGCGACAATCTTCGATCCCTATCAGGACAGCTGGATGCCCTCCAAACATTACATATTGTGAAGTGCAGTAAACTGAAATCACTGGAATCTTGCTTAGGAAGGCTCCCATCGCTGGAAGACCTCGGCCTTTGGAATTGCAGAAGCCTGCAATCCTTACCGAATGGGCGTCAAGCCTACTCATATCTTAGATCTCTTTTGATTAAATCTTGTCCTAGTATAAAGTTGCTTCCCCCGAGCCTACACCAACGTCTGGATCAACTCGAGGAGAAAATACTAGATGCCCGTTACGAAG GATGGGAATATTCAATTAGGAGGCGGCTGGCATGCTTGAAATAG